The genome window ACCATCTCAGAATGTTTGTAAGCCAGTTTTGCACTCGGGTCATACCCTTATTGCCCTTCTTCGTGTAAATGAAACTGAACAGCCTCGTAAGCGCTTTCGGCCGGAGATCATACTTGCGGGTTTGTACGATCTAACCACTGATTTTGGATGCACCAGTAACTATGTTTAATGAATCCTTTCAGACACCACTTATACGCCGCATTGCCATCGTTGGTTCAGGTTTGTCTGGACTAACAGCCGGGATCATCCTGCAAGAGCAGGGTCACGATGTAAGCGTGTTTGAAAAAAGTCGCGGTCCGGGGGGCAGGCTTGCAGCGAAACGGGTCAGTGGGGGCTCGGCGGATATCGGCGCCCAGTATTTTACCGCACGAAACCCTGACTTTTTGCCGTTTCTCCGGAAATACGCCGGTGAGGAAAGCTTCGAAACCTGGCAAGGGCGGTTCGGGTTTCGTGATTCGAGTGGAGAGTGGAGCAGCTTTCCGGAAGAGCCTCGTTACGTTGGCACGCCGCGGATGACGGCGATTACCCGGGCACTCTCGGCCCATGTGAATGTAGTTGCCGAAACGCGGGTGGGGAAAATGACCCGAAATGACTCGGAGTGGGCTCTGGAAGACGTAAACGGAAACCCTCTCGGTCATTTTGATCAGGTCATTATCACTGCACCGCCGGCACAGTCGAGAGATCTACTTGCAGACAGCGGGCTTGCGGAGTTGGCGAGCCATCTGGACGACCCGGTCGAGCGGGTTCTGCCATGCTGGGCAGTCGCCATTCATTTTGAGCAGACCCCATGGTCTCACCATGAAGGCATGCGAACGGATCACCCGGTGCTTTATTGGGTAGCCAACAATTCCAGCAAGCCCGGGCGTGAAGATTCTGGCCAGTGGTGGGTACTTCATGGCGACCCGGAGTGGACGAAACAGAATGTCGATACGCCCGCTGAGCAGGCTGCGGCCCGGTTAATTGATGCCTTCCGGGAAGTCACGGGATTCGACGATGAGCCGGATGAGGTGGTCACCCACCGCTGGCTGTATGCCCGCTCCGAAGGTGGAGACCAGCCCGGCCATCTCTGGTTTTCCGAAGACGGGATTGGGATCGCGGGTGACTGGCTCAGTGGCGGCCGGGTTGAGGGTGCCTTTAATAGCGCCTGCAGTCTCATCCGGACCATGGTCCCTGATAGCTGAAGTTACTCTGCCAGACCTTCGATATCAGCGGTGGTCACATCCGGGCGGGTGTAGAAGTGGGTGATCGTGCCATCACTGAATTTGCTGAAAAAGGCACTGACATCCGTGATCTTTTTGAGAGATCTTTTTCGGTCGATGGGATCACGGGTCAATACCTTGATGCCGTTAAAGTTGTCCTGAATGTTTGAGAACCGGGCCCTCATGGAGCAGGTTACAACGTGGTCCGGGTTGAGTTTGAGCTCCTGGGCCAGCCATGCACTGTGACGGGCGATACCTTTCTCAGACAGGTCTTCCCGGGTGTCCAGGTGGTTCAGTTTGACCCTGTTAACGATGCAGAAGGAAAAACTTCCCGGATCCCTGCGGGCAACCTTGCGGAAAGCTTCCCAGAAAAAGTTGTCCGTGAGTTCGGCAAAGAAGCCCATGTCGTTCAGACAGGTATCTACCCATTCGAAGCTTTCCGGGTCTTCAAGAACTTCATTAATAGCTTCACGGAGCAACCAGTCAAAACCCAGGGCGGTTTTGTGGGCGTAGACTTTCCGGTACATCTGGTGCCGGCTGTAGACAAAGTCTTCCAGTGCACCCAGGCCTTTCTGGGTGATCGCCAGCCCGAGCCACGGTTCAGAAACATCCCAGCCAAACCGTAGATTGCTGAGCAGATGGTCCAGGTTAAAGCCACCAATGGTTACGGAGGAATGGAACCCGTCGCGAAGCATATAGTCGGCCCGGTCGGCATCGATTTCGCCCGAGACTATGGAAGAGAGCAAGTCCATCACCAAACGGGGGATATCGTCGCTGATCAGTGATCCCGACTCTGCGTCTTCCCCGGCAATAAAGCCCCAGAAGGTTCGTGCATGCCTGCGAAACGTCTCACTTGGGCGCACGTCCGTTGTCTCCATGATGCCGATCACATCCC of Marinobacter sediminum contains these proteins:
- a CDS encoding NAD(P)/FAD-dependent oxidoreductase, whose translation is MFNESFQTPLIRRIAIVGSGLSGLTAGIILQEQGHDVSVFEKSRGPGGRLAAKRVSGGSADIGAQYFTARNPDFLPFLRKYAGEESFETWQGRFGFRDSSGEWSSFPEEPRYVGTPRMTAITRALSAHVNVVAETRVGKMTRNDSEWALEDVNGNPLGHFDQVIITAPPAQSRDLLADSGLAELASHLDDPVERVLPCWAVAIHFEQTPWSHHEGMRTDHPVLYWVANNSSKPGREDSGQWWVLHGDPEWTKQNVDTPAEQAAARLIDAFREVTGFDDEPDEVVTHRWLYARSEGGDQPGHLWFSEDGIGIAGDWLSGGRVEGAFNSACSLIRTMVPDS
- a CDS encoding phosphohydrolase, which produces MRRAVNDLLGAYDKLIMDPVHGGIPLYRHEIQVIDHPLFQRLRNICQNDILSLVFPGATHSRFLHSIGVMHVGTRMFRSMIDAYLRERQLSEQTDLSLSQLDAIDYLAKTIRLGCLLHDSGHSSFSHQFTQARRIRELMSRPNRFRDLWYGVDYSAYHSEEPEELEHEHYSVRVAHDVLSAIDLEGAGLFARDVIGIMETTDVRPSETFRRHARTFWGFIAGEDAESGSLISDDIPRLVMDLLSSIVSGEIDADRADYMLRDGFHSSVTIGGFNLDHLLSNLRFGWDVSEPWLGLAITQKGLGALEDFVYSRHQMYRKVYAHKTALGFDWLLREAINEVLEDPESFEWVDTCLNDMGFFAELTDNFFWEAFRKVARRDPGSFSFCIVNRVKLNHLDTREDLSEKGIARHSAWLAQELKLNPDHVVTCSMRARFSNIQDNFNGIKVLTRDPIDRKRSLKKITDVSAFFSKFSDGTITHFYTRPDVTTADIEGLAE